A single genomic interval of Staphylococcus hyicus harbors:
- a CDS encoding CCA tRNA nucleotidyltransferase, with amino-acid sequence MAKNAFNKAIPVMKHILEHGYEAYFVGGAVRDYYLQRDIHDIDIATSATPDEIEAIFNHTIPVGKEHGTINVVWDGDNYEITTFRTEGDYNDHRRPNHVQFVRSLYEDVARRDFTINAMALDTSFKLYDYFEGRHDLEQRLIRTVGDAQLRFSEDALRIIRGVRFQSQLSFNIATDTYEAMRNAAADIAYLSIERIMVEMEKLLKGEGIEKAFTAVKDLHLMAHIPYFNRFEWQHISLSQPISLSQFIALLHLIEGKKQHIRALKLSNQTLKEADTLYQAVQVLQDLHTKQELQIWLYDYGIHLAHTVLNLRTLFQNHGVTIPSPLFFNTTSIQTLYESLPIQSRKDIPIDGKVLMDIFEQPSGPWLKGALRSIECAVVTQKTQNKQSDIIEWVKLNVEV; translated from the coding sequence ATGGCTAAAAATGCTTTTAATAAAGCGATACCCGTAATGAAACACATTTTAGAACATGGGTATGAGGCTTATTTTGTCGGAGGGGCTGTACGTGATTATTACCTTCAACGAGACATTCATGATATCGATATTGCAACAAGTGCAACGCCCGATGAAATTGAAGCCATATTCAATCACACCATCCCAGTTGGCAAAGAGCATGGTACGATAAATGTTGTATGGGATGGAGATAATTATGAAATTACGACGTTTCGTACAGAAGGGGACTATAACGATCATCGACGACCTAACCATGTACAGTTTGTTAGATCGTTATATGAAGATGTTGCCCGCCGAGATTTTACGATTAATGCGATGGCATTAGATACTTCGTTTAAATTATATGATTATTTTGAAGGGCGTCACGATCTTGAGCAACGCCTCATTCGAACTGTCGGGGATGCACAATTACGCTTTTCTGAAGATGCATTACGCATCATCAGAGGGGTACGTTTTCAATCCCAATTAAGTTTTAATATTGCAACGGATACGTATGAAGCAATGCGTAATGCCGCTGCTGATATTGCATATTTATCAATCGAGCGCATTATGGTGGAAATGGAAAAATTATTAAAAGGGGAAGGTATTGAAAAAGCATTCACAGCGGTTAAAGACCTTCATTTAATGGCGCACATACCTTATTTCAATCGTTTTGAATGGCAACACATATCATTATCGCAACCCATATCTCTTTCACAATTTATAGCATTACTTCATCTCATTGAAGGCAAAAAGCAGCATATACGTGCTCTAAAATTAAGCAATCAAACCCTAAAAGAAGCTGACACGCTATACCAAGCGGTTCAAGTCTTACAAGATCTTCATACAAAACAAGAACTGCAAATATGGCTGTATGATTATGGTATACACCTTGCACATACAGTGCTTAACCTGCGTACGCTATTTCAAAATCATGGTGTTACCATACCATCTCCATTATTTTTTAATACAACTAGTATTCAAACACTTTATGAAAGTTTACCTATCCAATCTCGAAAAGATATTCCTATCGATGGCAAAGTCTTAATGGATATCTTTGAACAACCGAGTGGCCCTTGGTTAAAAGGCGCTTTAAGAAGTATTGAATGCGCGGTTGTAACTCAAAAAACTCAAAATAAACAATCTGATATTATAGAATGGGTGAAGTTAAATGTCGAAGTATAG
- a CDS encoding biotin--[acetyl-CoA-carboxylase] ligase encodes MSKYRDPILKLLTDERPNYISGQTIAEKLDISRMTVKKVIDQLKIDGISIDSVHNKGHRLNRFPNTWHTSIVKSVLSQQSLFDIVHCYDTVGSTQLEAKHLLVDHEAPMLILSDTQTEGRGRFKRPWQSAKGKGLWMSLVLRPQISYSMLTTFNLFISLAIRDAIQSYVDQDVKIKWPNDIYIGDKKICGFLTEMVANADGIEAVICGIGININQTESDWDEDVRKIATSIQILHGQSVERYLFLDTLIKHIAHRYNQFLTSSFIAIKDEYMAASNIWNRQLRFTEGNRQFYGKVIEIDDDGFLHVVDKTGTIHRLMSADIEL; translated from the coding sequence ATGTCGAAGTATAGAGACCCCATATTAAAATTATTAACGGACGAACGACCAAACTACATTTCTGGACAAACAATAGCAGAAAAACTAGACATTTCAAGGATGACTGTTAAAAAGGTCATCGATCAACTAAAAATAGATGGTATTTCTATTGATTCTGTACATAATAAAGGTCATCGTCTAAATCGGTTTCCAAACACGTGGCATACAAGTATTGTAAAATCCGTGTTATCACAACAATCTTTGTTTGATATTGTACATTGTTATGATACGGTGGGCTCTACACAGTTAGAAGCAAAACATTTGTTAGTAGACCATGAAGCGCCAATGCTTATTCTAAGTGATACTCAAACTGAAGGTCGTGGAAGATTTAAAAGACCTTGGCAATCAGCGAAAGGAAAAGGACTGTGGATGTCACTTGTCCTTAGACCTCAAATTTCATATTCTATGTTAACTACCTTTAATTTATTTATATCATTAGCTATACGAGATGCCATTCAGTCTTATGTTGATCAAGATGTTAAAATTAAATGGCCTAATGATATTTATATAGGCGACAAAAAAATCTGCGGCTTCTTAACGGAAATGGTGGCGAACGCTGATGGCATTGAAGCTGTGATTTGCGGGATAGGTATCAATATAAATCAAACTGAATCTGATTGGGATGAGGATGTTCGTAAAATTGCTACGAGTATTCAAATACTGCATGGACAATCAGTTGAACGTTATTTATTTTTAGACACTCTAATAAAACACATCGCACATCGTTACAATCAATTTTTAACATCATCTTTTATAGCTATTAAAGATGAATATATGGCTGCATCAAATATATGGAATCGTCAATTGCGTTTTACTGAAGGAAACCGTCAATTTTATGGAAAAGTAATAGAAATAGATGACGATGGCTTTTTGCATGTGGTCGATAAAACTGGGACGATACATCGATTAATGAGTGCTGATATTGAATTATAA
- a CDS encoding helicase C-terminal domain-containing protein: MSITRYAIVDLETTGNQAGYDEIIQIGISFVENQTIVDQFHSMVKTDLEIPTFIQALTSIEADMLDHAPYFKEIAPLIHEKLKNCVFVAHNVNFDLNFLQHAFKRAHINYEPPQIIDTLELFKIAFPMEKSYQLSELADAKDIPLEQAHRADEDAHTTAQLMIMAFKQFEQLPLETMKQLYFLSKHLKYQLDHYFFELVRQHKDHHQVSTYQHFNGLYYKPIPDLKETRLTFDGDIKSLYRTIIDAAGYQWRETQLYMAETIYNQIMHSKKTLIEADTGSGKSLAYLIAALMFHIETGEHVMISTNTKLLQNQLLNHDIPLINRALNTRLHARMIKSKQDYISLGLVRQILEESTPNYEVNVLKMQLLIWILQTETGDIHELNLRGGQKMYFSQKTETYIPVKNDVHYYHHIKQNAQRIQIGVTNHAHLMYSSPDNSIYQLFNHCIIDEAHRLPDYAFDRAIKQVDYADIKYQLGLIGKTENEKLLRQLDILEQQRIEKKLDIPPINVFQIKEDIERIHEENEHLFNVLFECAHQSKIYEDETAKTFYIYDLDADQITKPLRRLTQQINLTLENFNSMKHATIKAIRKHLLYIRDMMKQFDNAIQRQQPLYISLKNTHQKSTLKVHIKENKIKTILTQKVLQKFDSITFVSGTLTFNGSFETYKQWFENESFKTFTIKPQQPFNTKGHLFIPSDIERFDYYNHDDYIQSIVSYIIDYADIVQGKCLVLFTSYKMLYEVMNYLQDLESLEDYVILSQQPSQNFKIVQQFNHFEKAILLGTTMFFEGFDYQANGIKCVMITKLPFMSQYHAKPVLLKDEFDNIFKDYVLPEAVSRFKQGLGRLLRNENDKGIVVSFDNRLKEQHYKHFFDEALEPFQNHYGTIHDFDKLLIQLQSKKKD, encoded by the coding sequence ATGTCAATAACACGATATGCTATTGTCGATTTAGAAACGACCGGAAATCAAGCCGGCTATGATGAGATTATTCAAATTGGCATATCATTTGTTGAAAACCAAACAATTGTCGATCAATTTCATTCCATGGTCAAAACAGATTTAGAAATTCCAACCTTTATTCAAGCCTTAACTTCTATTGAAGCAGATATGCTTGACCACGCACCTTATTTTAAAGAGATTGCGCCGCTTATTCATGAAAAGCTTAAAAATTGTGTGTTTGTGGCACATAATGTGAATTTCGATTTAAATTTTCTTCAACACGCTTTTAAACGTGCACATATCAATTATGAACCTCCACAAATTATAGATACACTTGAGTTATTTAAAATTGCTTTCCCTATGGAAAAAAGTTATCAGTTGAGTGAACTCGCAGATGCAAAGGACATTCCTTTAGAACAAGCACACCGGGCAGATGAAGATGCACATACGACTGCCCAACTTATGATAATGGCCTTTAAGCAGTTTGAACAACTTCCTTTAGAAACAATGAAACAACTTTACTTTTTAAGTAAACATTTAAAGTATCAATTGGATCATTATTTCTTTGAGTTAGTCCGTCAACATAAAGATCATCATCAAGTTTCTACATATCAGCATTTTAATGGACTCTATTACAAACCTATACCAGATTTAAAAGAAACGCGTTTAACGTTTGACGGGGATATTAAATCTTTATATCGCACGATTATAGATGCAGCAGGTTATCAATGGCGTGAGACACAGTTGTATATGGCAGAAACGATTTATAACCAGATCATGCATAGTAAAAAAACATTAATTGAAGCGGATACTGGAAGCGGCAAATCTTTGGCGTATCTTATTGCTGCACTTATGTTTCATATTGAAACTGGGGAACATGTCATGATTTCAACAAACACTAAATTATTGCAAAATCAATTACTAAATCATGATATTCCTTTGATTAATCGTGCACTAAACACTCGATTACATGCACGTATGATTAAAAGTAAGCAAGATTACATTTCTTTAGGCCTTGTTCGTCAAATCCTCGAAGAATCCACACCGAACTATGAAGTGAATGTATTAAAAATGCAACTCCTCATATGGATTTTGCAAACAGAAACGGGTGATATTCATGAGCTTAATTTACGCGGGGGACAGAAAATGTATTTTTCTCAAAAAACCGAGACATACATCCCCGTTAAGAATGATGTTCATTATTATCACCATATTAAGCAGAATGCACAGCGTATACAAATCGGCGTGACCAACCATGCACATTTAATGTATTCATCACCCGATAATTCAATCTATCAATTATTTAATCATTGTATTATTGACGAAGCGCACCGTTTACCTGATTATGCGTTTGACAGAGCAATAAAACAAGTGGATTATGCTGACATAAAATACCAACTCGGATTAATAGGTAAAACTGAAAATGAAAAACTATTGCGCCAGTTAGATATTTTAGAGCAACAACGTATTGAAAAAAAATTAGATATCCCACCTATAAATGTTTTTCAAATTAAAGAAGATATTGAGCGCATCCATGAGGAAAATGAGCATTTATTTAATGTATTATTTGAATGTGCGCATCAATCCAAAATTTATGAAGATGAAACGGCCAAAACGTTTTACATCTACGATTTAGATGCTGATCAGATTACAAAACCATTGCGTCGTCTTACACAGCAAATTAATTTAACACTTGAAAACTTTAATAGTATGAAACATGCCACTATAAAAGCAATTCGTAAACACTTACTTTACATTCGTGATATGATGAAGCAATTTGATAATGCAATTCAACGCCAGCAACCTTTATATATATCTCTTAAAAATACACATCAGAAATCAACATTAAAAGTTCATATTAAAGAAAACAAAATCAAGACCATTTTGACCCAAAAAGTACTTCAAAAATTTGACTCAATCACCTTTGTATCTGGGACTTTAACTTTTAATGGCTCATTTGAAACCTATAAGCAGTGGTTTGAAAATGAATCCTTTAAAACATTTACGATTAAACCTCAACAGCCATTTAATACAAAAGGTCATTTGTTTATTCCGTCTGATATAGAACGCTTTGATTACTACAACCATGATGATTATATTCAATCTATCGTATCGTACATTATCGACTATGCAGATATTGTTCAAGGAAAGTGTCTGGTTTTATTTACAAGTTATAAAATGTTATATGAAGTCATGAATTATCTACAAGACTTAGAATCACTTGAAGATTATGTCATATTATCACAACAGCCAAGTCAAAACTTCAAAATCGTTCAACAATTTAACCACTTTGAAAAAGCAATTTTGTTAGGAACAACAATGTTTTTTGAAGGATTTGATTATCAAGCAAATGGCATAAAATGTGTCATGATTACAAAATTACCATTCATGAGTCAATATCATGCAAAACCAGTGCTCTTAAAAGATGAATTCGATAACATATTTAAAGATTATGTTTTACCAGAAGCTGTTTCAAGATTCAAACAAGGATTAGGGCGCTTGCTAAGAAACGAAAATGATAAAGGTATAGTTGTATCTTTTGATAATAGATTAAAAGAACAGCACTATAAACATTTTTTTGACGAAGCTCTTGAACCATTCCAAAACCATTATGGCACTATCCATGATTTTGATAAATTATTAATACAATTACAGTCTAAAAAGAAAGATTAA
- the asnS gene encoding asparagine--tRNA ligase, which yields MKTTIKEAKNYIGQEVTIGAWLANKRSSGKIAFLQLRDGTGFMQGVVVKAAVEEETFKLAKSITQETSLYITGEITEDQRSDLGYEMQVKSIEVIHDAHDYPITPKNHGTEFLMDHRHLWLRSKKQHAVMKIRNEIIRATYEFFNNNGFTKIDPPILTASAPEGTSELFHTKYFDEDAFLSQSGQLYMEAAAMAYGKVFSFGPTFRAEKSKTRRHLIEFWMIEPEMAFTTHQESLEVQEQYVSFIVQSVLKNCEIELKTLDRDTSKLAKVQAPFPRISYDDAIDFLHKEGFDDIEWGDDFGAPHETAIANHYDLPVFIVNYPTQIKPFYMQPNPENEKTVLCADLIAPEGYGEIIGGSERINDIELLEKRIDEHQLDTESYQYYLDLRKYGSVPHSGFGLGLERTVAWISGVEHVRETSPFPRLLNRLYP from the coding sequence ATGAAAACAACGATAAAAGAAGCTAAGAATTATATAGGTCAAGAGGTTACCATTGGCGCCTGGCTTGCAAACAAGCGCTCAAGCGGTAAAATTGCATTTTTGCAGTTGCGTGATGGTACTGGTTTTATGCAAGGGGTGGTCGTTAAAGCAGCAGTTGAAGAAGAAACGTTCAAACTTGCAAAATCAATTACGCAAGAAACTTCTTTATATATCACAGGTGAAATCACAGAGGATCAACGCTCTGATTTAGGATATGAAATGCAAGTGAAATCAATTGAAGTAATACATGATGCACATGACTATCCAATTACACCCAAAAATCACGGCACTGAATTTTTAATGGATCACCGTCATTTATGGTTACGTTCAAAAAAACAACATGCTGTGATGAAAATTCGTAATGAAATCATTCGTGCGACTTATGAATTCTTTAACAATAATGGCTTCACTAAAATTGATCCACCGATTCTCACTGCAAGTGCTCCAGAAGGCACAAGTGAATTATTCCATACAAAATATTTTGATGAAGATGCATTTTTATCACAAAGTGGTCAATTATATATGGAAGCTGCAGCAATGGCTTACGGAAAGGTATTCTCATTCGGACCAACATTTCGTGCAGAAAAATCTAAAACACGTCGTCATTTAATTGAATTTTGGATGATTGAGCCCGAAATGGCGTTTACGACACATCAAGAAAGTTTAGAAGTTCAGGAACAATATGTATCCTTTATTGTACAATCTGTACTTAAAAATTGTGAAATTGAACTTAAAACTCTTGACCGTGATACGTCTAAACTAGCAAAAGTTCAAGCACCATTCCCAAGAATTTCATATGATGATGCGATTGACTTCTTACATAAAGAAGGATTTGATGATATTGAATGGGGGGATGATTTCGGTGCACCTCATGAGACGGCGATAGCGAATCATTATGATTTACCAGTATTTATTGTGAATTATCCAACTCAAATTAAACCGTTTTATATGCAACCAAATCCAGAAAACGAAAAAACTGTATTATGTGCTGATTTAATTGCACCTGAAGGTTATGGTGAGATTATCGGTGGTTCAGAACGTATAAATGACATTGAATTGCTTGAAAAACGTATTGATGAACATCAATTAGATACTGAGAGTTATCAATATTATTTAGACTTACGTAAATATGGCTCTGTACCGCATAGTGGCTTTGGCCTTGGTTTAGAGCGTACTGTAGCGTGGATTTCAGGTGTTGAACATGTACGTGAAACATCTCCATTCCCGCGTTTATTAAATCGTTTATATCCATAG
- a CDS encoding DnaD domain-containing protein, with the protein MNARELQIRPVVIRYELLNYYQALGLNEADLVILIKILHAYEISNLQPSIDILKQGTTMQETEVTMIIQKLIRLDLLSMKVEKNSEGKFSEFINLDGFFNQFAQLLEHEKQQLDSENETAQFKRLFSKVESSFGRALSPLEIETLSQWIDVNHYPHQLIEAAIDEALSHNKLSLKYIDRILLNWQKNNVTTAEDAKPIRAKFKKQSQEGPKKIENFPKFDWLNGESPNGK; encoded by the coding sequence ATGAATGCAAGAGAACTCCAAATACGTCCTGTAGTTATTCGCTACGAGTTGCTTAATTATTATCAAGCACTCGGATTAAATGAAGCAGATTTGGTTATTCTAATCAAAATATTGCATGCCTATGAAATCTCTAATTTACAACCTTCCATTGATATTCTTAAGCAAGGTACGACTATGCAAGAAACTGAAGTAACGATGATCATCCAAAAACTTATTCGTTTAGATTTATTATCAATGAAAGTAGAAAAAAATAGCGAAGGCAAATTCTCTGAGTTCATCAATTTAGATGGCTTTTTTAATCAATTCGCACAATTATTAGAACATGAAAAACAACAACTTGATAGTGAAAACGAAACAGCTCAATTTAAACGCTTATTCTCAAAAGTTGAATCTAGTTTTGGGAGAGCATTGTCACCTTTAGAAATTGAAACACTTTCACAATGGATAGACGTCAATCACTATCCACACCAGTTAATCGAAGCTGCAATTGATGAAGCATTGAGTCATAATAAATTAAGTTTGAAATATATTGATAGGATATTGTTAAACTGGCAAAAAAATAACGTCACTACCGCAGAGGACGCAAAACCTATTCGGGCAAAATTCAAAAAACAATCACAAGAGGGACCAAAAAAAATAGAAAATTTCCCTAAATTTGATTGGTTAAATGGGGAGTCACCAAATGGTAAGTAA
- the nth gene encoding endonuclease III has product MVSKKKALEMIDTIDNMFPDAECELKHNNAFELTIAVLLSAQCTDNTVNKVTHDLFQKYHTPEDYLNVDLSELENDIRRIGLYRNKAKNIQKLSKSLIEKFDGKVPETHQELESLAGVGRKTANVVMSVAFGAPALAVDTHVERVSKRLGICRWKDSVLEVERKLTSIIPKDRWTKSHHQLIFFGRYHCLARKPKCGECPLFDDCREGQKRYKASLRAAGGVS; this is encoded by the coding sequence ATGGTAAGTAAGAAAAAAGCTTTAGAGATGATTGATACAATTGATAACATGTTTCCAGATGCAGAATGCGAATTAAAACATAATAATGCTTTTGAACTCACGATTGCAGTTTTATTGTCAGCACAATGCACAGATAACACTGTAAATAAAGTGACCCACGATTTATTCCAAAAGTATCACACACCTGAAGACTATTTAAACGTCGACCTTTCTGAATTGGAAAATGATATTCGACGTATCGGTTTATATCGCAATAAAGCAAAAAACATTCAAAAATTATCAAAGTCTTTAATTGAAAAATTTGATGGTAAAGTACCAGAAACACATCAAGAATTGGAGAGTTTAGCTGGTGTAGGGCGAAAAACTGCGAACGTCGTCATGAGTGTCGCATTTGGTGCACCCGCGTTAGCAGTGGATACGCATGTCGAACGTGTATCTAAAAGACTCGGAATTTGTCGATGGAAAGATAGTGTACTAGAAGTGGAGCGTAAACTCACATCTATCATTCCTAAAGATCGTTGGACTAAGAGCCATCATCAATTAATTTTTTTCGGACGTTATCATTGTTTAGCACGTAAACCGAAGTGTGGAGAATGTCCATTGTTTGATGATTGTAGAGAGGGACAAAAACGGTATAAAGCATCCCTTAGAGCTGCAGGAGGGGTTTCATGA
- a CDS encoding YpoC family protein, whose amino-acid sequence MIDYKSQFLDLEHQLDALATKRLVGKPPSFELLDDYYHLLISYFKDINHISSIEALDDVHLIIKPFNLEERLTYILQRKHHYMGYQQMKTLKSELIKMHAAYRVRYEDDGAS is encoded by the coding sequence ATGATAGATTATAAATCTCAGTTTCTTGATTTAGAACATCAATTGGATGCACTTGCAACAAAACGTTTAGTTGGTAAGCCTCCATCATTTGAATTATTAGATGATTATTATCATTTGCTCATATCATATTTCAAGGATATCAATCATATCTCATCTATCGAGGCTCTTGATGACGTTCATTTAATCATTAAACCTTTTAATTTAGAAGAAAGATTAACTTATATCTTACAACGTAAGCATCACTACATGGGCTATCAACAAATGAAAACGTTAAAATCCGAACTTATAAAAATGCATGCCGCATATCGTGTGCGCTATGAAGATGATGGGGCATCGTAG
- a CDS encoding transglycosylase domain-containing protein, with protein sequence MTEKKRTSNSSSQKSGQKKNRNIKRTIIKVLSFMVLAGVILGLLAILLFAYYAWKAPAFNEAKLQDPAPAEIFDKNGQLVKKLDNGARREHVDLKDVPQQMKNAVLATEDNRFYDHGALDYKRLFGAVLKNVSGGFGAQGASTLTQQVVKRTFLTDQKSIERKAQEAYLSYRLEQEYSKDEIFQMYLNKIYYSDGVYGIKAAAKYYFNKDLKDLNLAESAYLAGLPQVPNTYNIYDHPEQAEQRKDTVLYLMAYHNRISEKEKKEAQNTPITENLVQRTSKERQIKPDDSTKQYDSYVNFIKQELMAHPDFKGENLSDLLNSGIKIYTNMDKNVQDTLQERVNNGGYYKNEDQQVGATIVDSKTGGLVAISGGRNYEDVVERNQATDLHPTGSTLKPFLAYAPAIENLQWATNHALQDESAYNVDGGTFRNYDQKSHGTVALYDALRQSFNIPALKTWQQVKEQAGSNAPTDFAKKVGLEYENTNIGPSEVLGGSSSEFSPTQLASAYASFANGGEYNKAHAIKRVEEANGNTIEFDHTSHKAMEDYTAYMITDVLKGTFKAYGSAYGNNPGFNVAAKTGTGTYGSEVYQQYNLPDSAAKDVWIAGYSPKYTMSIWMGFNQVKPYGTNSFVGSSEQKLPQELFREVMSGIHPPGYSEDFKRPDSVGGSDKSLYVAKSPDHNTTSNFTENSGGTNAGGSSTNSNSSTANSQSGTTGNSGTTTQRSTPTGPSGTIRSFFGF encoded by the coding sequence ATGACGGAAAAGAAAAGGACTTCTAATAGTTCATCTCAGAAGTCCGGTCAAAAAAAGAATAGAAACATCAAGCGCACAATCATTAAAGTGTTAAGCTTTATGGTGCTGGCTGGAGTTATTTTAGGCTTACTCGCAATACTTCTTTTTGCATATTATGCATGGAAAGCACCAGCCTTTAATGAAGCGAAATTACAAGATCCAGCACCAGCAGAAATTTTTGACAAAAATGGACAACTTGTTAAAAAGCTTGATAATGGTGCAAGACGTGAACATGTTGACTTAAAGGATGTCCCTCAGCAAATGAAAAATGCCGTTTTGGCAACTGAGGATAACCGTTTTTATGACCATGGTGCCCTTGACTACAAACGTTTATTTGGAGCAGTATTAAAAAATGTCTCCGGTGGCTTTGGTGCTCAAGGTGCGTCAACTCTAACACAACAGGTGGTTAAACGTACTTTTTTAACGGATCAGAAGTCAATTGAACGTAAAGCACAAGAAGCATATTTATCCTATCGTTTGGAACAGGAATATTCTAAAGATGAAATATTCCAAATGTACTTAAATAAAATTTATTATTCTGATGGTGTATATGGGATTAAAGCTGCTGCTAAATATTACTTCAACAAAGATTTAAAAGATTTAAATCTCGCTGAATCTGCCTATTTAGCCGGTTTACCACAAGTCCCTAATACGTATAATATTTACGATCATCCTGAACAAGCAGAACAACGTAAGGATACTGTATTATACTTGATGGCGTACCATAACCGCATCTCTGAAAAAGAGAAAAAAGAAGCTCAGAATACGCCTATTACTGAAAATTTAGTACAGCGTACGTCTAAGGAACGTCAAATCAAACCTGATGATAGTACAAAACAATATGATTCATATGTGAACTTCATCAAGCAAGAATTAATGGCGCACCCAGATTTTAAAGGTGAAAACTTATCAGACCTTTTAAATAGTGGTATTAAAATTTACACTAATATGGATAAAAATGTTCAAGATACATTACAAGAGCGTGTAAATAATGGTGGCTATTATAAGAATGAAGACCAACAAGTTGGTGCAACGATTGTTGATAGTAAGACAGGTGGCCTAGTTGCTATTTCTGGTGGTCGTAATTATGAGGATGTCGTAGAAAGAAACCAAGCGACAGACCTACACCCTACCGGCTCTACATTAAAACCTTTCTTAGCATACGCACCTGCCATTGAAAATCTCCAATGGGCGACGAATCACGCATTACAAGATGAGTCTGCGTATAACGTAGACGGTGGTACGTTTAGAAACTATGACCAAAAGAGTCATGGTACGGTTGCACTGTATGATGCCTTACGTCAAAGTTTTAATATTCCTGCCCTTAAAACTTGGCAACAAGTAAAAGAACAAGCAGGTAGCAATGCACCTACTGATTTCGCTAAAAAAGTTGGTTTAGAGTACGAAAACACGAATATTGGTCCTTCTGAAGTATTGGGTGGCTCATCTTCTGAGTTCTCACCTACGCAACTCGCTTCAGCTTATGCATCATTTGCAAATGGTGGCGAGTATAATAAAGCACACGCAATTAAACGTGTTGAAGAAGCCAACGGCAATACGATTGAATTTGATCATACGAGTCATAAAGCAATGGAAGACTACACTGCTTACATGATTACTGATGTTTTAAAAGGCACATTTAAAGCGTACGGATCAGCATACGGAAACAATCCTGGCTTTAACGTTGCAGCAAAAACAGGAACGGGTACTTATGGATCTGAAGTCTATCAACAATACAATTTACCTGATTCAGCTGCCAAAGACGTTTGGATTGCAGGTTATTCTCCTAAATATACAATGTCGATATGGATGGGCTTTAACCAAGTAAAACCATACGGAACAAATTCGTTTGTAGGTAGTAGTGAACAAAAATTACCACAAGAATTATTTAGAGAAGTTATGTCAGGCATTCACCCACCAGGTTATAGTGAGGACTTTAAACGTCCTGATTCTGTTGGAGGTAGTGATAAGAGCTTGTATGTTGCTAAATCACCAGACCATAATACAACAAGTAATTTCACTGAAAATAGTGGAGGTACAAACGCAGGTGGTTCTTCAACAAACTCAAATAGTTCAACGGCAAATTCACAAAGTGGTACAACAGGTAATAGCGGAACGACGACTCAACGAAGTACACCGACTGGTCCAAGTGGTACCATTCGCAGCTTCTTTGGTTTTTAA
- the recU gene encoding Holliday junction resolvase RecU produces the protein MNYPNGKPFKPNQTRGGIMNASQHSKIEYGGRGMTLENDIERSNQFYMKQRRAVIHKKPTPVQVVHVDYPKRSQAVIKEAYFRTPSTTDYNGIYKGYHIDFEAKETKNKTSFPLQNIHEHQVMHMSRVLDQGGMVFLLIRFKVFDDVYLLPFKNFLPFWERYLQGGKKSISVEEIQENSYYIPYQYQPRLNYLDAVDKLILDESEDRV, from the coding sequence ATGAACTATCCTAATGGTAAGCCTTTTAAGCCAAATCAGACTCGAGGCGGAATCATGAACGCAAGTCAACATAGTAAAATTGAATACGGTGGACGCGGGATGACATTAGAAAATGATATCGAGCGTTCAAATCAATTTTATATGAAACAGCGACGTGCAGTCATTCATAAAAAGCCTACACCTGTTCAAGTAGTGCATGTAGATTATCCAAAACGCAGTCAGGCTGTTATTAAAGAGGCTTATTTTAGAACGCCTTCTACAACCGATTATAATGGGATTTATAAGGGGTACCACATTGATTTTGAAGCGAAAGAAACAAAAAATAAAACGTCTTTTCCGTTACAAAATATTCATGAACACCAAGTGATGCACATGTCTCGTGTGTTAGACCAAGGTGGCATGGTGTTTTTACTCATTCGATTCAAAGTGTTTGATGACGTATATTTACTCCCTTTTAAAAACTTTCTTCCTTTTTGGGAACGGTATCTCCAAGGAGGAAAAAAATCTATTTCGGTTGAAGAAATTCAAGAAAATAGTTACTATATTCCTTATCAATATCAACCAAGATTAAATTACCTCGATGCAGTTGATAAGTTGATATTAGATGAAAGTGAGGACCGCGTATGA